The nucleotide sequence ttgcattgaaacagATTCTTTGAAGCTGATTGACCTTGAGCAGTTGATGATGATCCAGTATGATAACCACTACTTGGAGTTTCTTGATTCACTGTATTTGAACTTTTTGCTGAAAAAGCTGTTTTTGGAGACACAGTCTTCGGGATCATACTACCTCTGtaatacagctccacattctgctgataagatgagttGTTGACTTTGCTGGATTTCTTGATCTCTAACTCATGACTCTCCAATCTTTCAATCAACAGATCAACCGTCAGATCCTCCGACTTTAtcgtgttcttcaacatcaaagCAAGGTACTGCCAGTCTTGCTCATTTGGAAGTGAGTCAAATAATTTGTCAACCAACTCTTCTCGAGTGTATATGATTCCGTGTCTTGCCAGCTCCATCTTCAAATGTCCGAATCTTTCAATCATCTTAGAAACAGATTCGTTTCTCAAacatccaaacaaatcaaattcttttcttaacaacttcttttcGTTTTTGACTATCTCAGCACTACCCACACATTTCACTCTCAATTTCTCCCATAGATCTTTTGCATTTGTGTACTCAATCAGTGATATTATATCGTCTCTCACAGACTGATGAAGCAATGCAATGCACTTTTGTTCAGCAACAAAACTTTCTACATTTTCACTGCCTTCTAGATTTTCATAATCCGATCTTTCGATATTGTAACCATTCTTCAAATTCTTCCAACTAGTGTATGCAAACGCTTTAAGCCATTCTTCAAATCTTGTAGCCCATCTATTGTATTCTTCAATCGCCATCAGTTTGGGAGGTTTATTGTACGTCCCATAAGCACTCTCCACACTCAAAGCATTAGACAGAGTTTTCTTTGTACTCGGATTTGAAACGTTCTCATTTGTGTTGTTTGATGTATCATCTCCGGTGTTTCTCGTGAAAGCAAACATGTCACTGAAAGGATTCATAAACTCATCCATATTCATGTAtctgaaacaatcaacaaacacttagaaaatttttgatTCTTAACAAACacagtttcaaacgaaattagttcaCGCGAAATTATGAACTCAAGCGAAATATCAGCCTTTAAACTAAATCACTTGTTCACACGAAATACCTactcaaacgaaattaggtatttcaagcgaaataacgtTTTTCGGACGAAATTACCAAACGGAATctaatttcgtacggaattagcttagtttcaaacgaaattaagctAACTTGGTGCGAAATTAggaatttcaaacgaaattaggcaCAAAgactaatttcgtgcgaaattacaatgacactttcaaacggaattatgatGACATCAGCAAGTCCGATCTgttgttcaagcgaaattatcaattttatcagaaTTAGTTTGAATTAAGGTCCAAATCTTTCAAGGATTCGTTAAAACTATGTTTCGCTTATTATAtttgaaaatcaagccattttgaccgttaaatctcgttcaatttagaaaagaaggAGTAGAAGTGATTGAATCAAGCTGAAATGGtatgaactcttcttcctgagctctgataccacttgttggatcgtcgtgtgaccctaacgagtcaatctgaAGAGTTCAGAATcaatatcaaaggcggaatcagtgatatCGATGTAAACACAGCTTGATACTTCCTAATTATCTTCTCTTATTGATTTCCAAAGCTTTTACAATTCAAATgacaatccggcagcacctcggctctgaaaacAACAACCTAATTCCCTTCCAAATGACAACAGCAGGTTGGGTATATATAGAGttggtaattccgcacggaatcaTACAAGCAGAATTACATGTTCATGCGGAATCACATTCCAAACGAAATTAACtaatttcatgcggaattacctatgttaatttcgtgcggaattaccattgtgtaattccgtgcgaaattacccTTTGACATACAAAACCTGTTTTCCGACCTGCTGAACACTgatttatcctatctagacacaagacctgataaagacaaagttaacagacattAGTGCACCAACATCTCTTAGACTAAACAGTATGGTACTACGACATTGTGTCTGATCCAGCATGGAACCCACTTGATGGCGTGATGACCATCACTTTCTTGAGTGGAAGAACGGTGTGGTTAGACGTGGATAACATCACGCCTCATGGCGAGAATAGTTCAACGTTGAAATGCATATTGTTTATTTCtagtttttaaaaaatataacaaaagACGCGGCTCAATGGATTTTTTCGGTAATAACTTGTACTCGTAAACTTATTCAAAAAAATCTAATTACACAgtgtttatcttttttttttataattattccgatataaattttattgaaaattgAGTTGGTATCAAAATAAAGTTTTTCTTGCTCTAATATATGGCCTTTACACGTTTCTTTACAAACTTCTCACTATAAACTACTTCGAATACCCAACAATGATGAAAAGTAGATACTtaactttcttttgtgttttaaaAATCTCAGGTTTTATTTAACttactttatttatatttatataatgggttttttttatgtatatttatgTAATGTTATTGTTGTTTTTTACAATTTGTTAAACATAAACCTATTTTTGTTTTTGAACTGATGTGCAATCTCGACCCCACCCACGTCGAAAGAAAGTGGAAACAGAGCAGAATTTGATGTAACGTTGAGATGATTGTGCATAAAATGTGAAACCACACTTGATAACCTTAGTAGCATACAAAGCTTTGGTAGCAACTCTTAATCTGTATACCTCGTCGACTGGATCACATCTCTAATAGAAAATGTCTTTGGTATGATGTATCTTGTGTTATTAGTAACTTTTATAACAACATAAGCACATGGCTACAACTTATCATAAAAAGGGAAAATTCTAGAAACATATTATGTCTACATCCAATGTTAACCACATGGCTAAGTTTAAAAGGTATAATTCTAGAAACATATTATCTCTACACCCAATGTTTTTAGATGCATATGTGTGTAGGGTCCCATCTGAATATTCATTTGAACAAACATTTTGTTTGAAATTTCAATAGTTCCAACATTATGTCGTTAAAACTTATGTTTTtcaatatattttattttatttcaaaattttaaacgTCTTAGAGGTGATGTAATTTGTTGAACCTTTGATCCTCAATTCAACAACCCTGAAATAAAGTCTTCAAAGGTATGTATGTACAAACTTCACTTTCCACCTAAACACACAACCTAATCTGCTAACCTCCACACTTGACCTCACACAAAACATtcatttttaataaataaaataaaccacACTTCTAAAAAACAACCAAAATGTACATTGTCTTGAGGCCGGTGGTGGTGCTATTGATCCCACCCGTCCTTCCTCCTCCGAAACTCCACCATTCTGCTGGATATCCCGCCGTACAATGTGGTAAACCTCTCTAAGCACTTACTTCGCACGCGATAGTGCGCTTGAGTGTTTTCACTGATCGCGACCCTTGAGAACTTTGAAGTATCGATAGTCCAAGCTGGTTTAACATACTCCACAGATGTCCCCGACGATGTTGCATTCGCATACAAGAAATTCATCAACACGTCTTCACAGTTGAAAAACTCGTCCACCACAGCCCGCCCTGCTGCAGCTTCCTCACTCCAGTACCGCCTGAACGCCGCTTGATTATCCATAAAGGCTGCACCCGTCAAAATCATGTTATACCTGTTGAATTTTCGAGCATGTTTCTCACCTCGGTACTCCAACGGTCCCAGCCCGTTGACAAGGCGTGGATAAAACCCGACTAGCCGGTCCGGATTCTCCCTCCATACTTTGAACCCGCGTTCGATGTGATCACAGCTCATGATGATGTCATCGTCTAGCTCGAGGACGGCTCTAGTTTTTATCAACGGGTCGATTTTGAACCGGTTGTTTAATGAGTTCTTTTCCTCAACACGGATTCTCACTGGGACTGACGAGTCAAACTCGGTTGGATCTGGTGGTGTCCCTTTGTTCCACACCACCACGATCTCACGAACCGAGGGGCACTGCGAGTAATGTTTTATGTACCATTTCAAGTTCCATAATCGGGCATCGTAGGTCATGGCTAACATCGTAAACTGAGAATACTGGTGGTTAATGGCGTATGACTCGTGACCACCACTTCCGCCATATATGTATCCGATTCCAACAAACATCAACCCAATGGAAGCAATCAAGAGGACAACAAATGCAAACCGACCAAGGCTCGTTTTCGGGTTCATCTTGCACCGAAGAACCGAACTCAAGCGGTTCAACCGGCTCAAGTAATGTCTTAACCGAGATGCCAACAAGCTTGATCGCCCCCAAACCAAAAGCGAATCACTTCTTTTATTTATACTATGTGGGCACCAACTTAGCGGGACAATGCACCTCACGAACCCGAGCAACATACCCATTACGAAAACTAGCGAACCAGCGGCTAAGATCAACAACCACCCAACAATTTTTCTTCTTGTCATGTCACCAGACGGGGTTCGGTCCCCATCTGAAACTGCGATCCACTTACCGGAATTTAACCGTTGCACATCTAGATGATGGGATCGAGCACCATTCCACGCATTTTTACCTTTGGTCGGTTTTTCGAACCCTAAATCGACTTCAACTTCCTTGTAATTGTAAGGGTTAAGAACTTCAATTTTGAAGACACGAACACGTTTACCGTATGTTTCACCGTCATCTTGACCCAACCGGTACATGTTACCATTGTAGAAAAAGGGCCGACCTCCGTTTCGAGCTCCAGTTTTTTTGTCCGTGTTGTAAACAGGGTTTTTCTTATGTTGTTTCCATGGACCAAAGGGCGTGTTGCTATACCATATCTCAAGCTCTCCGTTCTTTTTGGTGCTGATTCGACTATGATCCGAACCGAAAAGCCAGTATCTCGATTCGTATTTCACGATAAACGAATCGATTAGAGGGCGTTTCAAGATGACTTTTTCGAGTTTCCATTTCAATGGAAACTCGACTGCTCTGTAAAGCCGTAGATCACCCTTTTTACTTCCTTCGGGCATCATATATATCTGAACAAATAACAAAACATTAGCCAATAAACATAAGAATATGACTAATTTATAAATATTCATTTAAGGAGTCTTCATAGACCTTTGAAACCGGCCAAACTATCTCAACTGAAACACTTTGGCCGGTTTGAacaaatttttaatcaaaagttttaaTCGTTTAAAACTTTTAATACAAACTAAcaattttgtaaaataaaaggTAAAGACCAACATACTGAACCCCTTTAACCTAGATTTATTTAAATTTTTCActtataaaaattattatatttcaAACTTCTAATACTGAACCGTTTAGCTTAAGGTTttggaaacaaaaaaaaaaaagttaaagcCAAACTGGCCATAGTGAACCACTGAAACTGCCGGGCGGGCCCACCAAACGCACCCAGCCGGCTTGATTTATCATTTTAATTCAAAAAATTGTGTCCAAATCGGCCAAACCAGTCCGCGAACACTCCTAAGTCCTAATCTATTTATGGTTTAAAAATCGTACTTGACCATTGTAGTCAAACACGTATGGATACGAGAGATGCCATTCTTCGTCCAACACGACACCCATTTGTTCCCATGACGCGCCATGGTCCATGCTTCTCGCAACCCCAATATCACCTTGCATGGTGATCGAATTCTTGGTCTCAAAGAACAAGTAGAGAACGTCTCCCTGAAACAGATTTTGATTTTCTTGGTCAATGGTCAAacataataattatttttttctttttctatttttaattcgattatatttattttcttgtaCCAAAAGAATACAAAACCTACGAGATTAAATTCCACAGAAAGGAACATTCTTTTTGAGTTTGTCAAATTTGAATTGAGTATCCGGAAAGATGGCTACTTATGAATAGTCTTGGAAATTTGAATATACATAATTAAATTATTTactttttaattctttttgttaCGTTATACGGTATTTCgcaaatttttttatttattatttcatAATTATTCAATTTAATTTTTACTTTATATGATCATTAACAAACATACTTGCCAAGTTACAttaaaacagaaggtagacgggcaaaAAGCTGCGCCACCACTCATTtctaaattataaataaatagcAACTATCAAAAAGCTTCTTGCTGTTCGCCATAGTTCTTGCCGATAAATAAAAAGTGACCGTAACAAAAGTACATCGAAAACATTATTTTGGGACATAGTAAACACGTTTCATCTCTTGAATCGTAAACAATAATCCATGACGATTTCTTCAACCTTTATGTTTTTCTAGTTATACGAATACACCAAAAACATATTAAAAATCGAAAGACTTGTCACGGGCAGAATGGATAATTACGAAGAAAACAATTATTAGATGGCAAACGGCAAATAAAGTGGTCAAACTCATCACATGTATTATCTCATCATCCTAGTACAAAATTAATTCCAAAACCATTACAAATAATTCGAAAATTCAAAAATCTTTCAAATAAATGAAAATTTAATTCAAAAAAATCAACAATCAAATCCTTTAAAATCAGTACAAAATCAATTCAAAAAATCAAATTCTTTCAAATTAATTAGAAAACGAAAAATCAATTCATGTCTAAAACCAGAGTCatgtaataaaataaaaataaaaaaaaaacataagaaaAAACACAACTTCAAGGATCAAACATGCATACAAAGTTACCTGAAGATACAGAAACGGGTCAGCAACAAAATTACTGGGGTACCCAGAACCCGTAACCGACCCACACGTCACAATCGGGTTAGCCACAGGCCATGCGGCACTCGTATTCTCCCAAACATTCATCTGCAAATCAAACCCATGTCAATTCCAAATTCCAAATTCCAAATTCTACTAGTACTTTTAATTACTTAATGAATTAATTAAAGtattaaacacacacacaaaaaaaccCCCCAAAATATCCCAATTTTAATTCCAACCAAACATAAAAACCTTAACACAAACAAACAACTTACAGCTTCAATCGGTTTAAGCGAAAACGGCGAATCACCATAGAAAACTCCGATAGCCCACGAACCTTCACTGTCAGGTTGACAACCCACTGAACCGCTTTCGTAGTTATTCCCGTTGTACATCATGTTGGTGTACAACAAACCAATTGAACTGAACAACATAAATGAAACACACAGAAATGAGATAGTAGATGAAGCGCCGCCATTATCGTGCACGCGCCACCACCGTGTACGGTGGGTTTTCTCGGTGGGTCCGCCCGTAACAACCACGGTCTGGCCGGAAACCATATCGCTGGAAAATAAAGTTTTTGAGAAAAGGTGACGGAAAACGATCACTTAAGTTTTAACTGGTGGAACATCAAACGGAGTAGTTTGTTGTGTGAATTGAGGTTTTGGATTGTGGAGAATggaattattataattattataattattgatTTTAGAAGGTGGTTTTGATTTTGTGTTTGAAAGTTGAAACCAGAGAAAAGTGTGAGAGAGGAAGCAGTGGGTGTAATAGTTATAGGGGTGGGGGAAACGTGGCTGCTGGCGTGTATTTGTTGACGAGTGACTTTGGTTTGAATTTACGAGTTTGACAGAAGTTTCTGACTCCTTTTCACTTTTACCTTTGGATTAGAATAtttgtttttttcctttttttttacaattttttatattaatgataattatttatatttgttttttcttttctttttttgaatagagttaaatgtcattttattctatgtggtttgggccattttgtcagtttagttcaaaagttttattttCCTCTGTGGGtgcaaaaaggtttcaccgttgtcattttagtccacttggttaactttatccattttttctgttgaCGAGAAAAACAATTCGGTCACTATATATGTAATTCTGtgaactagaagggcaattcgggcatataaaatgatcgaattgcctttctcgttaacagaaaaaatggataaagttaacccactggactaaaatggcaactgtgaaacctttaaGCCACAAggaaaaaataaaacatttgaacTAAACTATTAAAATGACCCAAATCCCaggaactaaaatgacatttaactcttttacaaTATTTTATATTGATGGTAATTCTTTCACGTtcatttaaaatattttttatttcgCTAGTCAATTTAATTAACAATAAAATATATGAAGCTCTGATCATAATTTCAAAGTTTTTAAGTGAATTAGTGTAACACCCTTAATCCACTTTATATGATTATCATATAAATTTCGATTATAATAGTATATTTAAACTTAAATATACACTAAAAATGCGATTTTGTTAAAAcactttaataaataaaacatttcaACATTTCGTAAATATATTCGCCGTTTAAAACGTGACGACGAAACTTTTCGCGGAAGCTTGAATCTTGATcatgttcggttcttcattgagcttgatcgtcaTCCAGTATCATACAatatacctacatttcataacaTACGAAATGAGTTAGTCGTTTGGTGTTTTCAAACATGTCTAAACTAGTTCATGAGTCCAAACACTCAAACTTTATTAGTTATGAGCGTTAAAAACTTGTTTATACAAGTTCCTAATACCGCACTGATCAACGGCAACAATTTGCAGCAACTGTGACCCGTCGCGTGCCGCGACGGGATCTGGAGTTACTGTCGCGTGACGCGACAaccgtcgcgggccgcgacaccATTTGGTGTTatccgtcgcgtagcgcgagggtcGTTTGGTTCCAGATGCTGCACATTTCCAGCCAAACCATATTTTACGAAAACgagcataacttgctcgttttttATCCGATTTGagtcacgtttcttcctacgtgatcgtaatttaattctcaatcatatggagttaaaatctgACATCCGGATCAAATAAATTTGAGACATTTAAGCGTTCGGCTTATTagtttttttatcaaaatttgacccgttcatgtgtttatcaaacaaacatgtttgttcgACCCTCAATTTATCACAAACCTTATATTTTTTAtgttgtctatcataataggttCAAATCACTGGTTTCATAAGT is from Helianthus annuus cultivar XRQ/B chromosome 9, HanXRQr2.0-SUNRISE, whole genome shotgun sequence and encodes:
- the LOC110877715 gene encoding glucosamine inositolphosphorylceramide transferase 1 encodes the protein MVSGQTVVVTGGPTEKTHRTRWWRVHDNGGASSTISFLCVSFMLFSSIGLLYTNMMYNGNNYESGSVGCQPDSEGSWAIGVFYGDSPFSLKPIEAMNVWENTSAAWPVANPIVTCGSVTGSGYPSNFVADPFLYLQGDVLYLFFETKNSITMQGDIGVARSMDHGASWEQMGVVLDEEWHLSYPYVFDYNGQIYMMPEGSKKGDLRLYRAVEFPLKWKLEKVILKRPLIDSFIVKYESRYWLFGSDHSRISTKKNGELEIWYSNTPFGPWKQHKKNPVYNTDKKTGARNGGRPFFYNGNMYRLGQDDGETYGKRVRVFKIEVLNPYNYKEVEVDLGFEKPTKGKNAWNGARSHHLDVQRLNSGKWIAVSDGDRTPSGDMTRRKIVGWLLILAAGSLVFVMGMLLGFVRCIVPLSWCPHSINKRSDSLLVWGRSSLLASRLRHYLSRLNRLSSVLRCKMNPKTSLGRFAFVVLLIASIGLMFVGIGYIYGGSGGHESYAINHQYSQFTMLAMTYDARLWNLKWYIKHYSQCPSVREIVVVWNKGTPPDPTEFDSSVPVRIRVEEKNSLNNRFKIDPLIKTRAVLELDDDIIMSCDHIERGFKVWRENPDRLVGFYPRLVNGLGPLEYRGEKHARKFNRYNMILTGAAFMDNQAAFRRYWSEEAAAGRAVVDEFFNCEDVLMNFLYANATSSGTSVEYVKPAWTIDTSKFSRVAISENTQAHYRVRSKCLERFTTLYGGISSRMVEFRRRKDGWDQ